A window of Marinobacter salarius contains these coding sequences:
- a CDS encoding GTPase, translating into MEGMILKPDLRVPEQKTASLSFCQTSPKAFRDWVNQLPMANIGEASRQLYHAIIELNYLFIAPQQRLQLLELIRPKIHFVCSELSRHYLGLAVALPEKQRKVANLSQALQLHAASGYKLCVHEFLDNGGLDKNRKSVAMAIHRATSELAATIVRAHQLYCPSPAQSWLECHRLFRFAHRNKIQGLSVDDDTLTHRRGSSVEDCYKRILLLGCARPNQLRQGELAQVYELFENWTHLVSCGPETDNDSLFVVNMERDTSPVYRSLLEQKPGNDCYNFDTRELSEQITDALHARNKRDGGSSELELPSRIGDTLLTHLSQALGILAKRNFNRIASQGTLEICVGLTATHYYVAGEKTFNEFVSGNDNQNGDDNLFLRSSRQKQDAWAGAHDAGPNDEPLQSADTPINFRNSIGATPDSESDRRKPKRHRALLVNTSPGGYCAAWETNVPSSLQAGEVLGVREQSNHPWSVAVVRWIRQVRNQGTQVGIELLAPSAAPCGVRLIQKIGNSSEYLRGLLLPEISVVNQAATLITPRLPFQSGSRISLLHDGREDQGTLSRKISATGSVSQFELKLQSASVTPAGGSPPEAGTSEDEFDSLWPSL; encoded by the coding sequence ATGGAAGGCATGATATTGAAGCCCGATCTCCGTGTTCCTGAACAGAAGACGGCAAGCCTCTCATTTTGCCAGACTTCCCCAAAAGCCTTCAGGGACTGGGTAAACCAGTTGCCAATGGCGAACATTGGCGAGGCTTCGCGACAGCTCTATCATGCCATTATTGAACTCAACTACCTGTTCATCGCGCCACAACAGCGATTGCAACTGCTGGAACTGATTCGCCCAAAGATACACTTCGTCTGTTCCGAACTGTCCCGGCATTACCTTGGCCTGGCCGTTGCCCTACCGGAAAAACAGCGCAAGGTTGCCAACCTGTCCCAGGCTCTTCAGCTTCATGCCGCCAGTGGCTATAAACTGTGCGTGCATGAATTCCTGGACAACGGCGGCCTGGACAAAAACCGAAAATCGGTCGCGATGGCCATTCATCGCGCCACTTCGGAACTGGCTGCCACCATCGTGCGAGCCCACCAACTCTACTGCCCCAGCCCCGCACAAAGCTGGCTGGAATGTCATCGACTTTTCCGATTCGCCCATCGCAACAAGATTCAGGGGCTGTCCGTCGACGACGATACTCTGACCCATCGCCGCGGAAGCTCCGTGGAAGACTGCTACAAGCGCATCCTGCTGCTAGGCTGCGCCCGCCCCAATCAACTCCGGCAAGGCGAGTTGGCGCAGGTTTACGAGCTGTTCGAGAACTGGACCCACCTGGTTTCCTGCGGGCCCGAAACCGATAACGACAGCCTGTTCGTGGTAAACATGGAGCGGGACACCTCGCCGGTCTACCGCAGCCTGCTGGAACAAAAGCCGGGTAACGACTGCTACAACTTCGACACTCGGGAATTATCAGAACAGATCACGGACGCCTTGCACGCCCGCAACAAACGGGATGGTGGGTCCAGCGAACTTGAGCTGCCCTCCCGCATTGGCGACACACTTCTGACTCACCTGAGCCAGGCGCTCGGCATCCTTGCCAAGCGCAACTTCAATCGCATTGCCAGTCAGGGCACGCTCGAGATATGCGTAGGCCTGACCGCAACCCATTATTACGTGGCCGGCGAAAAAACGTTCAACGAATTTGTCAGCGGCAACGACAACCAGAACGGCGACGACAACCTGTTCCTGCGCTCGTCCCGGCAGAAACAGGATGCCTGGGCCGGCGCCCATGACGCCGGGCCCAACGACGAGCCATTGCAATCGGCAGATACGCCCATCAACTTCCGTAACAGTATTGGCGCCACACCAGACAGTGAAAGTGATCGAAGAAAACCCAAGCGCCACCGTGCACTGCTGGTGAACACCAGTCCCGGCGGATACTGCGCCGCGTGGGAGACCAACGTCCCCTCCTCCCTTCAGGCGGGCGAGGTTCTCGGCGTCCGCGAGCAGTCAAACCACCCTTGGAGCGTAGCGGTTGTGCGCTGGATAAGACAGGTTCGCAACCAGGGCACACAGGTTGGCATTGAGCTTTTGGCCCCCAGTGCGGCGCCATGCGGCGTAAGACTGATTCAGAAAATTGGCAACAGCAGCGAGTACCTGCGCGGCCTCTTGCTACCGGAAATCAGCGTCGTTAACCAGGCAGCAACCCTAATCACACCGCGACTTCCGTTCCAGTCCGGCAGCCGGATTTCATTGCTTCATGACGGTCGGGAAGATCAGGGCACACTGTCCCGCAAGATTTCAGCGACCGGCAGTGTCAGTCAGTTTGAACTCAAGCTTCAGAGCGCCAGTGTAACGCCAGCCGGCGGCAGTCCGCCGGAGGCAGGCACCAGTGAAGACGAGTTCGACTCGCTATGGCCCTCGCTATAG
- the epmB gene encoding EF-P beta-lysylation protein EpmB, which yields MIQRTATRIEARPVDHTDHSWQRLLSESVTTPDALLRRLDLDPAAWLHGADEGHRLFPIRVPEPYLNRITKGDPDDPLLRQVLPLSSEADTYPGFVSDPLQESGSMPATGLIRKYDSRALLMVTGQCAINCRYCFRRHFPYEDHRLSPEDRAQALKALSDDTRINEVIFSGGDPLVANDRLLSAWAEALADIPHIRRLRVHTRLPVVIPQRVSDSLIKWLSGSRLQAVVVIHVNHPAELDNDTQQALGRLKAAGVTLLNQSVILKGVNDDASVLAELSERLFECGVLPYYLHAFDPVAGAHHFEVSDNKARELVRQLITSLPGFLIPRLVREIPGRPGKTPLDLFA from the coding sequence ATGATACAGCGAACCGCCACCCGTATAGAAGCCCGCCCCGTCGATCACACTGATCACAGCTGGCAGCGACTGCTCTCGGAGTCCGTCACTACGCCGGATGCCCTCCTGCGCCGGCTTGACCTTGACCCGGCAGCTTGGCTCCATGGCGCGGACGAAGGCCACCGATTGTTCCCCATACGGGTACCCGAACCCTATCTGAATCGAATCACGAAGGGCGATCCCGACGATCCCCTGTTACGTCAGGTACTACCTTTATCGTCCGAAGCAGACACCTATCCCGGGTTCGTCTCCGACCCACTCCAGGAAAGCGGCTCCATGCCAGCGACCGGGCTGATTCGCAAGTACGATAGCCGAGCCCTGTTAATGGTGACCGGGCAATGCGCCATTAACTGTCGCTACTGCTTCCGCCGGCACTTCCCCTACGAGGACCACCGACTGTCGCCGGAGGACAGGGCGCAGGCCCTCAAGGCCCTCTCCGACGACACTCGCATAAACGAAGTGATTTTCAGCGGGGGCGACCCGCTGGTGGCGAACGACCGGCTGCTGTCGGCCTGGGCCGAGGCATTGGCAGACATCCCACACATCCGCAGGCTGAGAGTCCATACCCGACTGCCGGTTGTCATCCCCCAAAGGGTGTCTGATTCGCTGATCAAGTGGCTCTCGGGCTCACGCCTGCAGGCTGTCGTCGTCATCCATGTCAATCACCCGGCCGAACTGGATAATGACACGCAACAGGCTCTCGGGCGCCTGAAAGCCGCAGGCGTCACGTTGCTGAACCAGAGCGTGATATTAAAAGGAGTGAATGACGATGCCAGCGTGCTGGCAGAACTCAGCGAGCGATTGTTCGAGTGTGGCGTGCTGCCTTACTATCTCCACGCTTTCGACCCAGTGGCCGGCGCCCATCACTTCGAAGTCAGTGACAACAAGGCCAGGGAACTGGTCCGGCAACTGATTACCTCGCTGCCAGGTTTTCTGATACCACGGCTCGTCAGGGAGATTCCAGGCCGGCCCGGAAAAACGCCGCTGGACCTATTTGCGTGA
- the efp gene encoding elongation factor P gives MASYSTNEFRGGLKVLLDGDPCIILENEFVKPGKGQAFNRVKLRNLMTNRQWERTFKSGESLEAADVIDLEMEYLYTDGEFWHFMKTDGSFEQFPADTKAVGDALKWLKEQDVYTVTLYNGAPLTVSPPNFVELEVVDTDPGMKGDTAQGGSKPATLSTGAVVSVPLFITIGEVLKVDTRSGEYVNRVKNS, from the coding sequence ATGGCTTCATATTCTACCAACGAATTCCGTGGCGGTCTTAAGGTTTTGCTGGATGGCGACCCCTGTATTATTCTCGAGAACGAATTCGTAAAGCCCGGTAAAGGGCAGGCGTTCAACCGGGTAAAACTGCGTAACCTGATGACCAATCGCCAGTGGGAGCGCACCTTCAAGTCCGGAGAGAGCCTGGAAGCTGCTGACGTGATCGATCTGGAAATGGAATACCTGTATACCGATGGCGAATTCTGGCACTTCATGAAAACCGACGGGTCCTTCGAGCAATTCCCGGCGGATACCAAGGCGGTCGGTGATGCTCTGAAGTGGCTGAAGGAGCAGGATGTGTATACCGTGACTCTCTATAACGGCGCGCCTCTGACAGTCTCCCCGCCCAACTTTGTCGAGTTGGAAGTGGTGGACACGGATCCGGGTATGAAAGGCGACACCGCCCAGGGTGGCTCCAAGCCGGCGACGCTTTCCACGGGTGCCGTTGTCAGCGTGCCACTATTTATCACCATTGGTGAAGTGCTCAAGGTGGACACTCGCTCCGGTGAATACGTCAACCGGGTCAAAAACAGCTGA
- the epmA gene encoding EF-P lysine aminoacylase EpmA, whose protein sequence is MTDSLQWRPSASQVALKSRAQQFAWVRGFFAQRDVMEVETPVLGRHGVTDINIDSISANPASIGVRPAGGWLQTSPEYHMKRMLAAGSGPIYQIARVFRDGEFGRRHNPEFSLLEWYRPGFTDVDLMEEVSELVCGWLGCEPPRTMDYRDAFVRFAGIDPFLAGNDELSERCEQWMEPSQLDGLSRDDYLDLLMSSQVEPALAGVGPVFVTGYPESQAALARVSERSGVRQAHRFELYVGGVELCNGYWELTDPDEQRRRFEADNQARRRVGKPEMPIDQAFIAALESGVPDCSGVALGLDRLLMLKLGLDELSGVIAFPADRC, encoded by the coding sequence GTGACTGACTCCCTTCAGTGGCGGCCCTCGGCTTCACAGGTGGCTCTTAAAAGCCGCGCACAACAGTTTGCCTGGGTGCGTGGCTTTTTTGCGCAACGTGATGTGATGGAAGTCGAGACGCCCGTGCTTGGCCGGCATGGTGTTACTGATATCAATATTGACAGTATCTCCGCGAATCCCGCCTCGATCGGAGTCCGCCCAGCGGGCGGGTGGCTGCAGACATCCCCGGAATATCACATGAAACGGATGCTGGCGGCTGGATCCGGCCCTATTTATCAGATCGCCCGGGTGTTTCGCGACGGTGAGTTCGGGCGGCGACACAACCCTGAGTTTTCCCTGCTTGAATGGTACCGGCCCGGTTTTACGGATGTCGATCTGATGGAAGAGGTCTCCGAGTTGGTTTGTGGCTGGCTGGGTTGTGAGCCGCCACGCACCATGGATTATCGCGATGCGTTTGTCCGGTTCGCGGGTATTGATCCGTTTTTGGCCGGTAATGACGAGTTGTCAGAGCGTTGCGAACAATGGATGGAACCATCCCAGCTGGATGGCCTCTCTCGTGACGATTATCTGGATCTGCTGATGAGCTCTCAGGTGGAGCCGGCACTGGCGGGCGTTGGGCCGGTATTCGTGACCGGTTATCCGGAGTCCCAGGCTGCACTGGCCCGTGTGTCTGAACGGTCCGGGGTGCGGCAGGCTCATCGTTTCGAGCTCTACGTGGGCGGTGTGGAGCTGTGCAATGGCTACTGGGAACTGACCGATCCCGACGAGCAGAGGCGTCGGTTTGAGGCGGACAACCAGGCTCGCCGCAGAGTGGGAAAGCCCGAGATGCCCATCGACCAGGCGTTCATTGCGGCCCTGGAGTCGGGGGTGCCCGATTGTTCCGGAGTGGCCTTGGGCCTGGACCGCCTGTTGATGCTGAAGTTGGGGCTTGATGAGTTGTCCGGCGTTATTGCGTTCCCGGCTGACCGGTGTTGA
- the asd gene encoding archaetidylserine decarboxylase (Phosphatidylserine decarboxylase is synthesized as a single chain precursor. Generation of the pyruvoyl active site from a Ser is coupled to cleavage of a Gly-Ser bond between the larger (beta) and smaller (alpha chains). It is an integral membrane protein.): MFDKLFVMSQYITPQLAVSRLAGRLADNESMSGLKDRVVKWFIGRYGVNMNEALEPDPAAYASFNAFFTRALKPGLRPVDERESTLVSPVDGAISQLGQVSNDRVFQAKGQSFSLNELLGGDEERAASFTDGEFATIYLSPKDYHRIHMPLAGTLREMVYVPGKLFSVNPTTAENVPNLFARNERVACLFDTPAGPMAVVLVGAMIVGSVETTWAGVVAPSGGEVSESRYDSLKTPIQFEKGEEMGRFRLGSTVIMVMPKGAVKWNANQVAGGTVRMGEAFGDINTGQPGTQ; encoded by the coding sequence ATGTTCGACAAGCTGTTTGTAATGAGCCAGTACATAACGCCGCAACTCGCGGTTTCACGCCTTGCGGGCCGACTTGCGGACAATGAAAGCATGTCCGGGCTAAAGGATCGTGTGGTGAAGTGGTTCATCGGCCGCTATGGCGTCAATATGAACGAAGCGCTGGAACCGGACCCAGCGGCCTATGCAAGCTTCAACGCCTTTTTTACCCGCGCCCTGAAACCCGGCCTGAGGCCCGTGGACGAGCGAGAAAGCACTCTGGTCAGTCCCGTTGACGGCGCCATCAGCCAACTGGGTCAAGTCAGCAATGATCGGGTATTCCAGGCCAAGGGCCAGTCCTTCAGCCTCAACGAACTGCTCGGTGGCGATGAGGAGCGGGCGGCAAGCTTTACCGATGGCGAATTCGCCACCATCTACCTCTCCCCTAAGGACTATCACCGCATTCATATGCCGCTGGCCGGCACGCTCCGGGAAATGGTGTACGTTCCCGGCAAGCTGTTTTCCGTCAACCCGACCACCGCGGAGAACGTGCCCAACCTGTTCGCCCGAAATGAGCGGGTTGCCTGTCTATTCGACACCCCAGCAGGCCCAATGGCCGTGGTGCTGGTCGGCGCAATGATCGTGGGCAGTGTCGAGACGACCTGGGCCGGCGTCGTGGCACCCAGCGGGGGTGAGGTTTCCGAGAGTCGCTATGACAGCCTCAAAACACCCATCCAGTTTGAAAAAGGCGAGGAAATGGGACGGTTCCGCCTGGGCTCAACGGTGATCATGGTTATGCCCAAGGGCGCTGTGAAATGGAACGCCAATCAGGTAGCAGGCGGTACGGTGCGTATGGGTGAAGCTTTCGGCGACATCAACACCGGTCAGCCGGGAACGCAATAA
- the motA gene encoding flagellar motor stator protein MotA yields the protein MLLIIGAVIVIASVLGGYVLHGGNLLVLWQPTEILIIGGAAVGSFVIANPLHTVKEVGRGVLGQLTGSSFNKSFYMDLLSLMYEIFDKSRKQGVMAIEEDIDNPESSQIFSRYPAIMKSKYLLAFITDYLRIISSGNMATHELEGMMENEIESRQHELEEPAHAVNKIADALPGLGIVAAVLGIVVTMNFLSEGPERIGLSVATALVGTFLGIWMGYGFVGPTSIAMEHAARYELKAYECVKSAIVATVSGQAPQMAIEFGRKALPSDKRPGFQELNDHVRSK from the coding sequence ATGCTACTCATAATCGGTGCAGTCATTGTCATTGCCAGCGTCCTCGGGGGTTATGTCCTCCATGGTGGTAATCTTCTGGTGTTATGGCAGCCCACGGAAATACTTATTATCGGCGGCGCTGCGGTCGGATCCTTTGTCATCGCCAATCCTCTGCATACAGTCAAGGAAGTTGGCCGGGGCGTTCTGGGTCAGCTCACCGGTTCGTCCTTCAATAAGTCCTTTTACATGGATTTGCTCAGCCTCATGTACGAGATTTTCGACAAATCCAGAAAGCAGGGTGTGATGGCTATCGAAGAAGACATCGACAATCCGGAGTCAAGCCAAATCTTCAGCCGCTACCCGGCCATCATGAAATCCAAGTACCTGCTCGCCTTTATTACCGATTATCTTCGCATCATCAGTTCGGGGAACATGGCGACCCATGAGCTGGAAGGCATGATGGAGAATGAGATCGAAAGCCGCCAGCATGAACTTGAAGAGCCCGCCCATGCGGTAAATAAGATAGCGGATGCACTTCCGGGCCTGGGGATTGTTGCCGCTGTGCTGGGTATCGTTGTTACCATGAACTTTTTAAGCGAAGGGCCTGAGAGGATTGGTCTGAGCGTGGCAACGGCCCTTGTGGGTACGTTCCTTGGTATCTGGATGGGGTATGGCTTCGTAGGGCCCACGTCAATTGCCATGGAGCATGCAGCCCGGTATGAACTCAAGGCCTATGAGTGTGTGAAGTCAGCGATTGTCGCGACGGTATCGGGCCAGGCGCCGCAGATGGCCATCGAGTTCGGCCGCAAGGCCCTGCCGTCGGATAAGCGTCCCGGGTTTCAGGAACTCAACGACCACGTGCGTTCAAAATAG
- the motB gene encoding flagellar motor protein MotB, with product MEEQPIIVKRKKKVAAGHHGGSWKVAFADFATAMMAFFLVLWLTATASPEQIRAVEGYFKDPVGFTEGGSPNPVDLEGSASVINESSEDIERSDIQIEDQVVEELAQTLEQQQMEELFQDLKERIEQNETLQEFKDQLLIDITSEGLRIQIVDRSQRPMFDSGRAELKYYSQDILFELAKTLSTVNNKLSITGHTDSTPFSGRPGYTNWELSADRANTARRALVAGGVRPQQIGRVVGLSDSVLFDQDDPQAPVNRRISIIVMNKKTAAGIQSNAGRSGEPLIDLTAPSEEEQQEAMKRLEEGSWAEEKEEPKPGELNW from the coding sequence TTGGAAGAACAGCCAATCATCGTAAAGAGAAAAAAGAAAGTTGCGGCTGGGCACCACGGCGGTTCATGGAAAGTGGCCTTCGCCGATTTCGCCACCGCCATGATGGCGTTTTTTCTCGTACTCTGGCTCACCGCCACGGCGTCTCCGGAACAGATTCGTGCCGTCGAGGGCTACTTCAAGGATCCGGTGGGATTCACTGAAGGTGGGTCTCCCAACCCGGTTGATCTTGAGGGCAGCGCTTCGGTGATCAACGAAAGCAGCGAGGACATCGAGCGCAGCGATATCCAGATTGAAGACCAGGTTGTTGAGGAGTTGGCACAGACCCTGGAGCAGCAGCAGATGGAAGAGTTGTTTCAGGACCTGAAGGAACGCATTGAGCAGAATGAAACCCTTCAGGAGTTCAAGGACCAACTGCTGATCGACATCACCAGCGAAGGGTTGCGCATCCAGATTGTTGATCGCTCACAGCGTCCCATGTTCGACAGTGGCCGCGCCGAGCTCAAGTACTACTCGCAGGATATCCTGTTCGAACTTGCCAAGACGCTTAGCACGGTCAACAACAAGCTGAGCATTACCGGCCATACGGACTCGACACCATTCAGTGGCCGCCCGGGCTACACCAACTGGGAGTTGTCGGCGGACCGAGCCAACACAGCCCGCAGGGCGCTGGTCGCCGGTGGTGTCAGGCCGCAGCAGATTGGCCGGGTAGTGGGCCTGAGTGACTCCGTGCTGTTTGATCAGGACGACCCGCAGGCGCCGGTTAATCGCCGTATATCCATCATCGTGATGAACAAAAAGACGGCGGCTGGCATCCAGAGCAATGCCGGCCGATCAGGGGAGCCACTGATTGACCTGACCGCTCCCTCCGAAGAGGAGCAGCAGGAAGCCATGAAACGGCTGGAGGAGGGTAGCTGGGCGGAAGAGAAGGAAGAACCCAAGCCGGGCGAGCTGAATTGGTAA
- the rsgA gene encoding small ribosomal subunit biogenesis GTPase RsgA: protein MAKRRLNKQQQWRIKKIQQERAARAAKKEESISEKLDAGDLGPEQQGLVIAHYGQQLDVEALEGEDTGKVLRCFVRANIDSLVTGDKVIWRPGSDNTGVIVARCDRHTLLQRPDNFGALKPVAANIDYIILVIASEPEPHDNLIDRYLVAAESTDIPVIILLNKTDLVTDQNREAIDQLLARYEKLGYRIERTSAKTLEGEQAVRVEDLVKGQTSVFVGQSGVGKSSIIQTLLPEASIRVGAVSESTGKGVHTTTTAKLFHLDCGGDLIDSPGIREFGLWHMTPQEIEYGFREIRDLIGHCKFRNCSHMGDPGCAIAQAAEDGRISTERLKSFNRILQDMAEQQSRGLKVD, encoded by the coding sequence ATGGCTAAACGTCGACTTAACAAGCAGCAGCAGTGGCGCATCAAGAAAATTCAGCAAGAGCGGGCTGCACGGGCGGCGAAGAAAGAAGAATCCATCAGCGAAAAGCTGGACGCGGGCGACCTGGGGCCAGAACAACAGGGCCTTGTTATCGCTCACTACGGGCAGCAACTCGACGTGGAAGCCCTGGAGGGGGAAGACACCGGCAAGGTGCTGCGTTGTTTCGTGAGAGCGAATATCGACAGCCTGGTGACTGGCGACAAGGTGATCTGGCGCCCTGGCAGCGACAATACCGGCGTCATCGTGGCGCGCTGCGACCGTCATACCCTGCTCCAGCGGCCCGACAACTTCGGCGCGCTCAAACCCGTCGCTGCCAATATCGACTACATCATCCTGGTGATTGCCTCTGAACCGGAACCCCACGACAACCTGATCGACCGCTACCTGGTGGCAGCAGAGAGTACGGATATTCCGGTCATCATCCTGCTCAACAAGACCGACCTGGTGACTGACCAGAATCGGGAAGCAATCGACCAACTGCTGGCTCGTTACGAAAAGCTCGGATATCGAATAGAACGCACCTCCGCCAAAACCCTGGAGGGTGAGCAGGCGGTGAGGGTTGAAGACCTGGTAAAAGGCCAGACCAGCGTATTCGTGGGCCAATCGGGAGTTGGCAAATCGTCCATTATCCAGACGTTATTGCCGGAAGCGTCAATCCGGGTAGGCGCGGTCTCGGAAAGCACCGGGAAAGGGGTTCACACCACCACCACCGCCAAGCTTTTTCACCTCGACTGCGGAGGCGATCTCATCGATTCGCCAGGTATCCGGGAGTTCGGGCTGTGGCACATGACACCGCAGGAGATCGAGTACGGCTTTCGGGAGATCCGCGACCTGATCGGTCACTGCAAGTTCCGCAACTGCAGCCACATGGGCGATCCCGGCTGCGCCATTGCGCAGGCCGCTGAAGACGGCCGCATCAGTACAGAGCGGCTGAAAAGCTTTAACCGGATTTTGCAGGATATGGCGGAACAGCAGTCCCGAGGCCTGAAGGTCGACTGA
- the orn gene encoding oligoribonuclease, with translation MPEANYLVWIDLEMTGLDPEKERIIEIATIVTDSELNTIEEGPVIAVHQSDKLLSEMDEWCTRTHGESGLTQRVKDSKYGEIDAEQKTLEFLQRYLEPGQSPLCGNSIGQDRRFLVKYMPELEAFFHYRNLDVSTIKELARRWRPDVLDGVKKKGSHLALDDIRDSIEELRHYREHFFQL, from the coding sequence ATGCCAGAAGCCAACTATCTTGTCTGGATTGACCTGGAAATGACGGGGTTAGACCCGGAAAAAGAGCGGATCATCGAGATAGCAACCATCGTTACGGATTCTGAATTGAACACGATTGAAGAAGGGCCGGTGATTGCCGTTCACCAATCAGACAAACTGCTCAGTGAAATGGACGAGTGGTGCACGCGGACCCATGGCGAAAGCGGACTGACCCAGCGGGTGAAGGACAGTAAGTACGGCGAGATCGATGCCGAACAGAAAACCCTGGAATTCCTGCAGCGGTATCTCGAGCCGGGGCAGTCACCATTATGTGGCAACAGCATCGGCCAGGATCGTCGTTTCCTGGTGAAGTACATGCCGGAACTGGAAGCCTTCTTTCACTACCGCAATCTGGATGTGAGTACCATCAAGGAGCTGGCCAGGCGCTGGCGGCCGGATGTGCTGGACGGGGTGAAGAAGAAAGGCAGTCACCTGGCGTTGGACGATATCCGCGACTCCATAGAGGAGCTGCGGCATTACCGGGAACACTTTTTCCAACTTTAG
- the queG gene encoding tRNA epoxyqueuosine(34) reductase QueG has translation MTESIDQNFEHLPEHIQSWARELGFSDVGITLPDTGAHGARLKDWLRKGFHGEMSYMEDHGDKRYTPTSLVEGTQRVISVRLDYLPAPDNPGRILTNPEKAYITRYATGRDYHKLMRKRLATLAKRIDEAVSGYDYRAFVDSAPVLERALAQRAGLGWIGKNNMLIHPKAGSFFFLGEIFTSAPLPLDEPFEKEHCGSCAACLDICPTDAFEGPHKLDARKCISYLTIELKGSIPEELRPKMGNRVFGCDDCQLVCPWNKFSKPTAEKDFQPRHGLDNSELATLFLWTEEQFLKRTEGSAIRRTGYEGWLRNLAVGLGNAPSTIPVIEALKQRADFPSEMVREHVHWALRRHGL, from the coding sequence ATGACCGAATCGATTGACCAAAACTTCGAACATCTGCCGGAACATATCCAATCCTGGGCCCGGGAACTGGGCTTTAGTGATGTTGGCATTACCCTCCCGGACACCGGTGCTCACGGAGCTCGCCTGAAGGACTGGCTCCGCAAAGGTTTTCACGGCGAAATGTCGTATATGGAAGATCATGGCGACAAACGCTATACCCCCACCTCACTGGTGGAAGGAACGCAAAGAGTCATTTCCGTGCGGCTGGACTACCTGCCTGCGCCCGATAACCCGGGGCGAATACTCACTAACCCCGAGAAGGCCTACATTACCCGCTATGCCACTGGGCGTGACTATCACAAGCTGATGCGCAAACGACTGGCGACCCTGGCAAAACGCATTGACGAGGCAGTATCGGGATACGATTACAGAGCTTTCGTAGACAGCGCTCCTGTGCTCGAAAGGGCCCTTGCCCAGCGCGCGGGCCTGGGCTGGATTGGCAAGAACAACATGCTGATTCATCCAAAAGCGGGGTCGTTTTTCTTCCTCGGAGAAATCTTCACCAGCGCGCCATTACCGCTGGACGAACCGTTTGAAAAGGAACATTGCGGCAGTTGCGCCGCGTGCCTGGACATCTGCCCCACAGATGCCTTTGAAGGCCCCCACAAACTCGATGCCCGCAAATGCATCAGCTACCTCACCATTGAACTCAAGGGCAGCATTCCGGAAGAACTGCGGCCCAAAATGGGTAACCGCGTGTTCGGTTGTGACGACTGCCAACTGGTCTGCCCCTGGAACAAGTTCAGCAAGCCAACGGCGGAAAAAGACTTCCAGCCCCGCCATGGCCTGGACAACAGCGAACTGGCTACGCTGTTCCTCTGGACGGAAGAACAATTCCTCAAACGCACTGAAGGCTCCGCCATCCGCCGCACCGGTTACGAGGGTTGGCTAAGGAACCTGGCGGTGGGCCTTGGCAATGCGCCTTCAACCATCCCAGTGATCGAGGCCCTAAAACAGCGGGCTGACTTTCCGTCAGAGATGGTTCGGGAGCATGTGCACTGGGCCCTTCGCAGGCACGGCCTATAG